The proteins below come from a single Candidatus Chlamydia sanziniae genomic window:
- the tkt gene encoding transketolase — MISKELDIGILKKIAGAIKQLSIESIQKAGSGHPGLPLGCAELAAYLYGLVLRHNPKDPLWINRDRFVLSAGHGSAMLYSCLHLAGFDVSLEDLQQFRQRNSRTPGHPEYHETVGVEATTGPLGQGLGNAVGIALSMKMLEARFNRPEHEIFNGKVYCLAGDGCMMEGVSHEACSFAGSLGLDNLIVIYDYNNVLLDGYLSETSVDDVKKRFEAYGWDVYSIDGYDFIQIHETFSKIKHSQKRPGLIIAHTIIGHGSPREGTNKAHGSPLGVEGVEQTKQYWHLSEEKFFVPPAVKAFFAHKIQEDRKAQEEWQDNVRVWSKQFPELHEALLALTTHQLPSNLETLLQNIPMPESISGRAASHKVIQVLTKHLPYLIGGSADLASSDCTWIENEQVIHRHDFSGRNIKYGVREFGMATVMNGFAYSQMFQPFGGTFFVFSDYMRNAIRIAALSKLPVIYHFTHDSIFVGEDGPTHQPVEQLMSLRAIPGLHVIRPADAHEVKGAWQAALTYSGPTALVFSRQTLPTLLHTDKPFKEGVGRGAYTILKESGTQPDYTLFATGSEVSLALAVAKELEHLDKHIRVISCPCWELFDIQDVDYKQSVIGGNLGIRVSIEAGSALGWYKYIGSQGLAIAMDRFGYSAAAEDVAEECGFTVEQIVQRILSQ; from the coding sequence AAATAGCCGGAGCAATTAAACAACTTAGCATTGAATCAATACAAAAAGCTGGCTCAGGCCATCCGGGTCTTCCTTTGGGATGTGCTGAATTAGCAGCTTATTTGTATGGCTTAGTTCTTAGACACAATCCAAAAGATCCTTTATGGATCAATAGAGACCGCTTTGTTCTTTCCGCAGGACATGGCTCTGCTATGTTATATTCTTGTTTGCACCTTGCAGGCTTTGATGTTTCTTTAGAAGACCTTCAGCAGTTCCGTCAGCGTAATTCTCGAACCCCAGGTCACCCAGAATATCATGAAACTGTAGGTGTTGAAGCGACCACAGGCCCTTTAGGGCAAGGGCTTGGCAATGCCGTAGGCATAGCATTGTCAATGAAAATGCTGGAAGCAAGATTTAATCGACCTGAACATGAAATTTTTAATGGTAAAGTCTATTGCCTAGCAGGCGATGGCTGCATGATGGAAGGAGTTAGCCATGAAGCTTGCAGTTTCGCAGGTTCCTTAGGATTGGATAATCTTATAGTCATTTACGATTATAACAATGTACTGTTAGACGGATATCTAAGTGAAACTAGTGTTGACGATGTTAAAAAACGATTTGAAGCCTACGGTTGGGATGTCTATTCAATCGATGGATACGACTTTATCCAAATACATGAAACCTTTTCAAAAATAAAACATTCTCAGAAACGCCCTGGATTGATTATTGCTCATACTATAATTGGTCACGGCTCTCCAAGGGAAGGTACTAACAAAGCTCATGGATCTCCTTTAGGAGTCGAAGGAGTAGAACAAACAAAACAATACTGGCACCTATCCGAAGAGAAGTTTTTTGTCCCTCCTGCAGTGAAAGCTTTTTTTGCTCATAAGATACAAGAAGATCGTAAAGCACAAGAAGAATGGCAAGATAATGTACGTGTCTGGTCTAAACAGTTTCCTGAACTCCATGAAGCTTTACTTGCTTTAACCACTCATCAACTTCCTAGTAACCTTGAAACACTTTTACAAAACATCCCCATGCCAGAGTCCATCTCTGGGCGCGCCGCCTCACACAAGGTGATTCAAGTTTTGACCAAACATTTACCCTATTTAATTGGGGGATCTGCCGATCTTGCTAGCTCTGATTGTACATGGATAGAAAACGAACAAGTAATTCATAGGCACGATTTTTCTGGAAGAAATATCAAATATGGTGTTCGTGAATTTGGCATGGCTACAGTCATGAATGGATTCGCTTATAGCCAAATGTTTCAACCTTTCGGAGGAACTTTCTTCGTATTTTCTGATTACATGCGTAATGCCATTCGTATAGCTGCTCTTTCTAAGTTGCCAGTAATTTATCATTTCACTCACGATTCAATATTCGTTGGAGAAGATGGGCCTACACACCAACCTGTTGAACAGCTCATGTCTTTACGTGCCATTCCTGGACTTCATGTCATCCGCCCTGCAGATGCCCACGAAGTGAAAGGAGCATGGCAAGCCGCCTTAACATATTCAGGTCCTACAGCCCTCGTTTTCTCACGTCAAACTTTACCGACTCTTTTACATACAGATAAACCTTTTAAAGAGGGAGTAGGACGGGGAGCCTATACGATTTTAAAAGAATCAGGAACTCAACCGGATTATACTCTTTTCGCCACAGGTTCTGAAGTTTCTTTAGCACTTGCTGTAGCAAAAGAATTAGAACACCTAGATAAACATATCCGCGTCATTTCTTGTCCCTGTTGGGAACTTTTTGATATACAAGATGTAGATTATAAACAGAGTGTGATCGGTGGCAATCTAGGAATTCGTGTATCGATAGAAGCAGGATCTGCTTTGGGATGGTATAAATACATTGGATCTCAAGGCTTAGCTATTGCTATGGATAGATTTGGTTATTCCGCTGCTGCTGAAGATGTCGCTGAAGAATGTGGATTTACTGTTGAACAAATAGTACAACGTATCCTTTCTCAGTAG